In Sphingobacteriaceae bacterium, the following proteins share a genomic window:
- a CDS encoding DNA-binding response regulator produces the protein MIKAVAIDDESIALKVIENFCKDIDFISLEKTFSEAKEGLKYLNKFPVDLLFLDIDMPLMNGIDLYKQLKQDTMVIFITARADYAVEGFNLMAVDYLLKPFSYDRFLQATKRANDLLNFNTQSEKAEDSKFLYIRADFSLIKVAIADIIYIEALDDYLKIYIQDQKTLVARMTMKAILEKLPSSKFIRVHRSFIVAVDRIQALRSKTVLVDRIEIPMGGSYIEEVNKVFQK, from the coding sequence ATGATAAAAGCAGTAGCCATAGATGACGAGTCAATTGCATTAAAAGTTATTGAGAACTTTTGCAAAGACATTGATTTTATTAGTCTTGAAAAAACTTTCAGTGAAGCAAAGGAAGGTTTAAAGTACCTGAATAAATTTCCGGTAGACCTTCTGTTTCTGGATATTGACATGCCTTTGATGAATGGTATAGATCTTTATAAACAACTGAAACAAGATACTATGGTTATTTTTATTACTGCTCGTGCAGATTATGCTGTGGAAGGCTTTAATTTAATGGCAGTGGATTATTTACTGAAACCTTTTTCTTACGATAGATTTTTGCAGGCTACCAAACGTGCAAACGATCTTTTAAATTTTAATACCCAAAGCGAAAAAGCTGAGGACTCTAAATTTTTATATATCCGTGCCGATTTCAGTCTTATCAAAGTTGCTATTGCCGATATTATTTACATAGAAGCGCTTGATGATTATTTGAAGATTTATATCCAGGATCAAAAAACGCTTGTGGCAAGGATGACTATGAAAGCCATTCTTGAAAAGCTCCCCTCTTCTAAATTTATCAGGGTACACCGCTCGTTTATAGTGGCTGTAGACCGCATTCAGGCGCTCCGTTCAAAGACAGTACTTGTTGACCGCATTGAAATTCCAATGGGTGGAAGTTATATTGAAGAAGTAAATAAGGTTTTCCAAAAATAA